In a genomic window of Erigeron canadensis isolate Cc75 chromosome 5, C_canadensis_v1, whole genome shotgun sequence:
- the LOC122600047 gene encoding dolichyl-diphosphooligosaccharide--protein glycosyltransferase subunit DAD1 — translation MGKSATTKDDAQALFQSLRSAYSATPTNLKIIDLYVVFAVSTALIQVVYMAIVGSFPFNSFLSGVLSCVGTAVLAVCLRIQVNKENKEFKDLPPERAFADFVLCNLVLHLVIMNFLG, via the exons ATGGGGAAATCGGCGACAACAAAAGATGACGCGCAAGCTCTTTTTCAATCTCTCCGATCTGCTTATTCTGCTACTCCTACTAATCTCAAG ATCATAGATCTGTATGTCGTTTTCGCTGTATCCACTGCTCTAATTCAG GTGGTTTACATGGCAATAGTAGGGTCGTTTCCATTCAACTCTTTTCTCTCGGGTGTGCTTTCATGTGTTGGAACAGCCGTCCTAGCTG TTTGTCTTCGTATTCAAGTCAACAAAGAAAACAAGGAATTCAAG GATTTACCTCCCGAGCGTGCTTTTGCAGATTTTGTTCTCTGCAATTTGGTACTGCATTTGGTGATTATGAATTTCCTTGGATAA
- the LOC122601746 gene encoding protein MOS2-like, which produces MKLSFSLPPSSKSSSKPTISPSSNQQKEFITEFDQSKPTSNNNNNNQPIIIPPIPNQWNPETQIVSNIKTGLNIRDKKQTCGGPGSETLSEIDRLMLMKLKDDLKTLPDDKGLGEFDDVSVGEFGRAYLKGYGWYEGRGIGKNVVEDVKVFEFTKRTGSEGLGFDTSRKVGKLEKCGGK; this is translated from the coding sequence ATGAAACTGTCCTTCTCTCTTCCACcttcctcaaaatcatcatcaaaacccaCAATTTCTCCttcttcaaatcaacaaaaAGAATTCATCACAGAATTCGATCAATCCAAACCCACTtccaataataacaataacaaccaACCAATCATAATCCCCCCAATACCCAACCAGTGGAACCCAGAAACCCAAATAGTCTCCAACATCAAAACCGGTCTCAACATTCGTGACAAGAAACAAACTTGTGGTGGGCCAGGGTCAGAAACATTGTCGGAAATCGATAGATTAATGTTAATGAAACTAAAAGATGATTTAAAAACGTTGCCTGATGATAAAGGGTTAGGAGAATTTGATGATGTTTCGGTTGGAGAATTTGGGCGTGCTTATTTAAAAGGGTATGGTTGGTATGAAGGGAGAGGGATTGGGAAGAATGTTGTTGAGGATGTTAAGGTTTTCGAGTTTACGAAAAGGACTGGGAGTGAAGGATTGGGGTTTGATACGAGTCGAAAAGTTGGGAAATTGGAGAAATGTGGTGGCAAATGA
- the LOC122600634 gene encoding uncharacterized protein LOC122600634: MAEAQLLDDSALVKALDDAISKYKIMHIQGDNGSLKEERITKETEERGPDVSDQSNEIKSAYMKTGDNITNEPKNTTHTGEAADSSVTENCTSEVVEQLVSPSNRDQVDVAYDDVESAEHYNNLLNQYNAIEEQRQKVLEQLYQYGNWDYQGYGYDYGAAYDSQYNTVPAPQTSEPPVCSCRPYVYPTAQHTSSAAVPSGETCAGSTSFTHNGNSISLEDNAFIKEAMGAVEKAIRSATKESSGIPDLGQEGKKGQEVDAGSRDVGQHKTSETDLSVVLNAWFSAGFYTGKYLSEQASAKN, encoded by the exons ATGGCGGAAGCTCAGCTTTTGGACGATTCTGCCCTTGTCAAAGCCCTTGATGATGCCATCTCCAAATACAAG ATAATGCATATTCAAGGTGACAATGGTTCTCTTAAGGAAGAAAGAATCACAAAAGAGACAGAAGAAAGAGGACCTGATGTCTCTGATCAATCTAATGAAATTAAAAG tGCATACATGAAGACAGGTGATAACATCACCAACGAACCAAAGAACACAACACATACAGGAGAGGCTGCGGATTCTTCAGTAACTGAAAATTGTACTTCAGAAGTCGTTGAGCAACTTGTGAGCCCTTCAAATCGTGATCAGGTAGATGTTGCTTATGATGATGTAGAAAGTGCCGAACATTATAACAATTTACTCAACCAATATAATGCTATTGAGGAACAAAGGCAAAAAGTATTAGAACAGCTTTACCAATATGGCAATTGGGACTATCAAGGTTATGGTTATGATTATGGTGCTGCTTATGATTCTCAATACAATACTGTGCCTGCACCCCAAACTTCTGAACCGCCTGTATGCTCTTGCCGTCCTTATGTATACCCGACTGCACAACACACCTCATCGGCAGCAGTTCCATCCGGTGAAACTTGTGCTGGTAGCACATCATTTACTCATAATGGAAACTCAATTTCTTTAGAAGATAATGCTTTTATTAAAGAAGCAATGGGAGCTGTAGAGAAAGCTATTCGATCAGCTACCAAAGAATCTTCTGGTATACCTGATCTAGGCCAAG AGGGAAAGAAAGGCCAAGAAGTAGATGCAGGTTCAAGAGACGTGGGGCAACACAAGACATCTGAAACGGATCTTTCAGTAGTATTGAATGCTTGGTTTTCTGCGGGTTTCTACACTGGCAA GTATCTTTCAGAGCAGGCATCAGCAAAGAATTGA